The following are from one region of the Arachis duranensis cultivar V14167 chromosome 10, aradu.V14167.gnm2.J7QH, whole genome shotgun sequence genome:
- the LOC107470054 gene encoding zinc finger protein ZOP1 isoform X2 — protein sequence MTEYWVSQGNKWCDFCKIYISNNPSSIRNHELGQRHKDNVAKRLAVMRKENATKEKEQKETARALEQIEAKAQRSYQKDKAKFEETRQSHELDDQEWQFDDNSGKWVTQEEAYASPQFSSNAGISGPNSKFLSTSQSKLVKEKTENKSQNGPSPGPVVSYSLNPKRNVKGTPSSLTVGKRKRPEEKCKAKVIPEEEKAALKAREAARKRVEEREKSLLGLYSKPY from the exons ATGACGGAA TACTGGGTGAGCCAGGGTAACAAATGGTGTGACTtttgtaaaatttatatatcGAACAATCCTTCGAGCATTAGAAATCATGAGCTTGGTCAACGCCACAAAGACAATGTTGCCAAGAGGCTAGCTGTTATGCGAAAGGAGAATGCTACTAAGGAGAAAGAGCAGAAGGAAACAGCTCGCGCCCTTGAGCAAATTGAAGCG AAAGCACAGCGCAGCTATCAAAAGGATAAAGCAAAGTTTGAGGAAACCAGACAATCTCATGAATTGGATGACCAAG AATGGCAGTTCGATGACAATTCAG GGAAGTGGGTGACTCAGGAAGAAGCATATGCCTCACCTCAGTTTTCGTCAAATGCTGGGATCAGTGgaccaaattcaaaatttttgtcAACTTCACAATCAAAATTAGTCAAAgaaaaaactgaaaataaatctcaaaatggACCTTCACCAGGGCCAGTTGTTAGTTATTCTTTGAATCCCAAAAGAAATGTGAAAGGTACCCCTTCATCTCTTACTGTTGGTAAGAGGAAGAGACCTGAAGAGAAGTGCAAAGCTAAAGTTATCCCTGAAGAAGAGAAAGCAGCTCTTAAGGCAAGAGAAGCTGCAAggaaaagagtagaagagagGGAAAAATCCTTGCTTGGTTTATACAGTAAACCTTACTAA
- the LOC107470054 gene encoding zinc finger protein ZOP1 isoform X1 — translation MTEYWVSQGNKWCDFCKIYISNNPSSIRNHELGQRHKDNVAKRLAVMRKENATKEKEQKETARALEQIEAKAQRSYQKDKAKFEETRQSHELDDQEWQFDDNSGYYYHKTNGFCYDPKSGFYYSDALGKWVTQEEAYASPQFSSNAGISGPNSKFLSTSQSKLVKEKTENKSQNGPSPGPVVSYSLNPKRNVKGTPSSLTVGKRKRPEEKCKAKVIPEEEKAALKAREAARKRVEEREKSLLGLYSKPY, via the exons ATGACGGAA TACTGGGTGAGCCAGGGTAACAAATGGTGTGACTtttgtaaaatttatatatcGAACAATCCTTCGAGCATTAGAAATCATGAGCTTGGTCAACGCCACAAAGACAATGTTGCCAAGAGGCTAGCTGTTATGCGAAAGGAGAATGCTACTAAGGAGAAAGAGCAGAAGGAAACAGCTCGCGCCCTTGAGCAAATTGAAGCG AAAGCACAGCGCAGCTATCAAAAGGATAAAGCAAAGTTTGAGGAAACCAGACAATCTCATGAATTGGATGACCAAG AATGGCAGTTCGATGACAATTCAGGTTACTACTACCATAAAACAAATGGATTTTGCTATGATCCAAAATCAGGGTTTTACTATTCTGATGCTCTTG GGAAGTGGGTGACTCAGGAAGAAGCATATGCCTCACCTCAGTTTTCGTCAAATGCTGGGATCAGTGgaccaaattcaaaatttttgtcAACTTCACAATCAAAATTAGTCAAAgaaaaaactgaaaataaatctcaaaatggACCTTCACCAGGGCCAGTTGTTAGTTATTCTTTGAATCCCAAAAGAAATGTGAAAGGTACCCCTTCATCTCTTACTGTTGGTAAGAGGAAGAGACCTGAAGAGAAGTGCAAAGCTAAAGTTATCCCTGAAGAAGAGAAAGCAGCTCTTAAGGCAAGAGAAGCTGCAAggaaaagagtagaagagagGGAAAAATCCTTGCTTGGTTTATACAGTAAACCTTACTAA